A genomic stretch from Coffea arabica cultivar ET-39 chromosome 10c, Coffea Arabica ET-39 HiFi, whole genome shotgun sequence includes:
- the LOC113714247 gene encoding probable carbohydrate esterase At4g34215 encodes MSTKILENSTTLQSGSQRKHIFTLAGQSYMAGRGGVNNKTWDGFVPHECHPNPSILRFNSGLTWEEAREPIHFDIDSNKTCGIGPGMVFANKILRKNLAMATGEANNFIGLVPCAVGGTSLSEWSRGSKLYNAMITRARAAMEVDDDDDYGESVLEAVLWFQGERDTITREEAESYETRLERFIQDFRIDLQSSNLPFFQVLLTSAQGPYMDTVREAQAAIRLPNVIKIEAKGLPLEIDGLHLSSLAQVHLGEMLADAFLKWRTSQRPSNL; translated from the exons ATGTCCACAAAAATACTCGAGAATAGCACTACTCTACAAAGTGGAAGCCAGAGGAAACACATATTCACTCTAGCTGGTCAGAGTTACATGGCTGGACGTGGTGGAGTCAACAACAAAACCTGGGATGGTTTTGTTCCTCATGAATGTCATCCAAATCCATCAATTCTTCGATTCAATTCAGGATTAACATGGGAAGAAGCCCGCGAGCCTATTCATTTCGACATTGACTCCAATAAAACTTGTGGGATTGGACCTGGCATGGTTTTTGCTAACAAAATCTTGCGCAAGAATTTGGCCATGGCCACCGGGGAAGCTAATAACTTTATTGGATTGGTGCCTTGTGCTGTTGGAGGAACTTCTCTTAGCGAATGGTCACGAGGGTCTAAGCTGTATAATGCGATGATCACAAGAGCTAGGGCTGCCATGGaagttgatgatgatgatgattatgGAGAGAGCGTTCTTGAAGCTGTCTTGTGGTTTCAAGGTGAAAGAGATACTATCACTCGAGAAGAAGCTGAGTCTTACGAAACTAGATTGGAAAGATTCATACAGGACTTTCGCATAGATTTGCAATCTTCCAACTTACCTTTCTTTCAG GTGCTTTTAACATCAGCCCAAGGACCTTATATGGACACGGTCAGGGAGGCCCAAGCAGCAATTAGGCTGCCGAATGTCATCAAAATAGAGGCGAAGGGCCTCCCACTTGAGATTGATGGGCTCCATCTCAGTTCACTGGCCCAAGTTCACCTTGGAGAAATGTTGGCGGATGCATTCCTTAAGTGGAGGACATCCCAAAGGCCTTCGAACTTGTGA
- the LOC113713484 gene encoding uncharacterized protein isoform X1, which yields MVQTLTLHFKLLKFSSCSLLLQIQLPLPPPELSNLQAKQKVEKIKEKGKRKERERGERLNMLEVQSLKKALVPKSLIPNPSPGNLQSTRLALHVKEDASPPSCWVYVASGCRIYKVLVRMGGSFVYQGKESLLIPQETLVLDSAVLNCCPHRSEIQSIVLAETESSGSFILGSVDSYGHLIVSKLDGSGDDVNNFSFSVSPRDFGAGESGWAGLCFNPSQWSMAAVARSFCKSIDIYDQDIHLRTLRTRLWYPSSLIFMNNFYGGSEGSVLAVAEGSQLTVWDLRIKENSGCVHRICGSVGDMVYAVCSSPTGTIAAGGADRTVTVYDPRRWCALSRWLNCSKYEITGLAFSSLSSDYIYVQGVDYEVLCGNWYESEKAFSFRGDSNWLGFSKCPSRDIVGGWCDSGNVFVADIGLEKRY from the exons ATGGTGCAAACTCTCACCCTCCACTTCAAGCTTCTGAAGTTCTCTTCCTGCTCTTTGTTGCTGCAAATTCAGTTACCTTTACCGCCACCGGAGCTCTCAAACCTCCAAGCAaaacaaaaagtagaaaagattaaagaaaaaggaaaaagaaaagagagagagagaggggaaagGCTTAATATGTTGGAAGTACAGAGTCTAAAGAAAGCTTTGGTCCCAAAATCCCTTATCCCTAATCCGTCTCCTGGAAACCTTCAATCTACTCGTCTAGCCCTCCAT GTGAAGGAGGATGCTTCTCCTCCTTCTTGTTGGGTCTACGTCGCCTCTGGTTGCCGCATTTACAAAGTTCTT GTACGGATGGGAGGTTCGTTTGTTTATCAAGGAAAGGAGAGCCTTTTAATCCCTCAAGAAACTCTG GTTTTAGACTCTGCAGTACTTAATTGCTGCCCCCACCGGTCAGAAATCCAGAGTATAGTACTTGCTGAAACTGAAA GCAGTGGTAGCTTCATATTGGGAAGTGTGGATTCTTATGGTCATCTTATCGTTTCTAAGTTGGATGGGAGTGGTGAtg ATGTCAACAACTTCAGTTTCTCAGTATCTCCCCGCGATTTTGGTGCTGGAGAAAGTGGTTGGGCTGGCCTATGTTTTAACCCTAGTCAATGGTCAATG GCAGCTGTTGCTCGCAGCTTCTGCAAAAGTATTGATATCTATGACCAAGATATTCATCTTCGCACTCTGCGTAC CAGATTATGGTATCCATCTTCATTGATCTTCATGAATAATTTCTATGGAGGAAGTGAAGGTTCTGTATTAGCCGTTGCAGAAGGTTCCCAG CTTACCGTATGGGACTTGAGGATAAAAGAAAATAGTGGTTGTGTGCATAGAATATGTGGATCTGTTGGTGATATGGTATATGCAGTTTGTAGTTCCCCTACTGGTACTATTGCAGCTGGTGGAGCTGATCGTACTGTTACTGTCTATGATCCCCGCAG ATGGTGTGCACTATCAAGGTGGCTTAATTGTTCAAAATATGAG ATAACTGGGCTAGCCTTCTCCTCTCTTAGTTCTGATTACATTTATGTGCAAGGAGTTGATTATGAG GTTCTTTGTGGAAATTGGTATGAAAGTGAGAAGGCATTTTCATTTAGAGGAGATTCAAACTGGCTAGGATTTAGTAAG TGTCCTAGCAGGGATATTGTTGGGGGATGGTGTGATTCAGGTAATGTTTTTGTTGCTGACATTGGGCTTGAAAAAAGGTATTAA
- the LOC113713484 gene encoding uncharacterized protein isoform X2, with amino-acid sequence MVQTLTLHFKLLKFSSCSLLLQIQLPLPPPELSNLQAKQKVEKIKEKGKRKERERGERLNMLEVQSLKKALVPKSLIPNPSPGNLQSTRLALHVKEDASPPSCWVYVASGCRIYKVLVRMGGSFVYQGKESLLIPQETLVLDSAVLNCCPHRSEIQSIVLAETESSGSFILGSVDSYGHLIVSKLDGSGDDVNNFSFSVSPRDFGAGESGWAGLCFNPSQWSMAAVARSFCKSIDIYDQDIHLRTLRTLWYPSSLIFMNNFYGGSEGSVLAVAEGSQLTVWDLRIKENSGCVHRICGSVGDMVYAVCSSPTGTIAAGGADRTVTVYDPRRWCALSRWLNCSKYEITGLAFSSLSSDYIYVQGVDYEVLCGNWYESEKAFSFRGDSNWLGFSKCPSRDIVGGWCDSGNVFVADIGLEKRY; translated from the exons ATGGTGCAAACTCTCACCCTCCACTTCAAGCTTCTGAAGTTCTCTTCCTGCTCTTTGTTGCTGCAAATTCAGTTACCTTTACCGCCACCGGAGCTCTCAAACCTCCAAGCAaaacaaaaagtagaaaagattaaagaaaaaggaaaaagaaaagagagagagagaggggaaagGCTTAATATGTTGGAAGTACAGAGTCTAAAGAAAGCTTTGGTCCCAAAATCCCTTATCCCTAATCCGTCTCCTGGAAACCTTCAATCTACTCGTCTAGCCCTCCAT GTGAAGGAGGATGCTTCTCCTCCTTCTTGTTGGGTCTACGTCGCCTCTGGTTGCCGCATTTACAAAGTTCTT GTACGGATGGGAGGTTCGTTTGTTTATCAAGGAAAGGAGAGCCTTTTAATCCCTCAAGAAACTCTG GTTTTAGACTCTGCAGTACTTAATTGCTGCCCCCACCGGTCAGAAATCCAGAGTATAGTACTTGCTGAAACTGAAA GCAGTGGTAGCTTCATATTGGGAAGTGTGGATTCTTATGGTCATCTTATCGTTTCTAAGTTGGATGGGAGTGGTGAtg ATGTCAACAACTTCAGTTTCTCAGTATCTCCCCGCGATTTTGGTGCTGGAGAAAGTGGTTGGGCTGGCCTATGTTTTAACCCTAGTCAATGGTCAATG GCAGCTGTTGCTCGCAGCTTCTGCAAAAGTATTGATATCTATGACCAAGATATTCATCTTCGCACTCTGCGTAC ATTATGGTATCCATCTTCATTGATCTTCATGAATAATTTCTATGGAGGAAGTGAAGGTTCTGTATTAGCCGTTGCAGAAGGTTCCCAG CTTACCGTATGGGACTTGAGGATAAAAGAAAATAGTGGTTGTGTGCATAGAATATGTGGATCTGTTGGTGATATGGTATATGCAGTTTGTAGTTCCCCTACTGGTACTATTGCAGCTGGTGGAGCTGATCGTACTGTTACTGTCTATGATCCCCGCAG ATGGTGTGCACTATCAAGGTGGCTTAATTGTTCAAAATATGAG ATAACTGGGCTAGCCTTCTCCTCTCTTAGTTCTGATTACATTTATGTGCAAGGAGTTGATTATGAG GTTCTTTGTGGAAATTGGTATGAAAGTGAGAAGGCATTTTCATTTAGAGGAGATTCAAACTGGCTAGGATTTAGTAAG TGTCCTAGCAGGGATATTGTTGGGGGATGGTGTGATTCAGGTAATGTTTTTGTTGCTGACATTGGGCTTGAAAAAAGGTATTAA
- the LOC113714880 gene encoding protein BYPASS1-LIKE, which yields MPATDYQGGASSFANFGRSILSIRRDQVHSMDSSHEATSQELELEAFQKLVAERFNDLLAADSSELLSIPWIRKLLDVFLSCQDDFRVILFNNRAYFNRAPMDRHISEFFERSVKALDVCNAIRDGIEHIRSWQKQLEIVLCALDNHKSFGEGHFRRAKKALIDLAIGMLDEKESNTTLGHRNRSFGRQNAQKDQRSLGHFRSLSWSVSRTWSAAKQLQAIGNNLVAPRANEVMATNGLVVAVFTMSYVLLFVMWALVAAIPCQDRGLGTHFSVTRQFIWAVPILTLHERILEESRKRDRRNACGLLKEIHEIEKCARHMNELTDSVQFPLTDEKEAEVRQRVQKLGLVYEAIKDGLDPLERQVREVFHRIVRSRTEGLDTMGRANTN from the coding sequence ATGCCAGCAACAGATTACCAAGGGGGAGCGTCTTCTTTTGCAAATTTTGGGCGTTCAATTTTGAGTATTCGCAGGGATCAGGTCCATTCAATGGATTCCTCTCATGAGGCCACAAGCCAAGAACTTGAGCTCGAGGCCTTCCAGAAGCTAGTGGCTGAAAGGTTCAATGATCTACTGGCTGCAGATTCCAGTGAGCTGCTCTCTATTCCATGGATTCGTAAGCTTTTAGATGTTTTTCTGTCTTGCCAAGATGATTTCAGAGTTATACTTTTTAATAATAGAGCTTACTTTAATAGAGCCCCAATGGATCGTCACATTTCTGAGTTTTTTGAGAGGAGTGTTAAGGCTTTGGATGTTTGTAATGCTATTCGTGATGGTATTGAGCATATAAGATCATGGCAGAAGCAATTGGAAATTGTTTTATGTGCTTTGGATAATCATAAGAGTTTCGGGGAAGGCCATTTCCGACGTGCAAAAAAGGCTTTGATTGATTTGGCTATTGGTATGCTGGATGAGAAAGAGAGTAATACTACTCTTGGTCATAGAAATAGGTCTTTTGGGCGCCAAAATGCTCAGAAAGATCAGAGGTCATTAGGCCATTTTCGATCATTATCATGGAGCGTTTCGCGGACTTGGTCAGCAGCTAAGCAGCTACAAGCAATTGGGAACAATTTGGTTGCTCCAAGAGCTAATGAAGTCATGGCCACCAACGGATTAGTGGTGGCTGTTTTCACCATGAGCTATGTGCTATTGTTTGTAATGTGGGCTCTTGTTGCTGCTATTCCTTGCCAGGACCGAGGCCTCGGGACACATTTCTCTGTCACCAGGCAGTTTATTTGGGCTGTGCCTATACTGACCCTTCACGAGAGGATTTTGGAGGAGTCCAGGAAAAGGGACCGCCGAAATGCTTGTGGGTTGTTGAAGGAGATTCATGAGATTGAGAAATGCGCGAGGCATATGAACGAGTTGACTGATTCTGTTCAGTTCCCTTTGACGGATGAAAAGGAGGCAGAAGTGAGGCAGCGAGTACAGAAGCTAGGACTTGTTTATGAAGCAATAAAGGATGGACTGGACCCGCTGGAGCGCCAGGTTAGAGAAGTATTCCACAGGATTGTTCGCAGCAGAACCGAGGGTCTAGACACCATGGGTCGCGCTAATACTAATTAG